The following coding sequences lie in one Cannabis sativa cultivar Pink pepper isolate KNU-18-1 chromosome 5, ASM2916894v1, whole genome shotgun sequence genomic window:
- the LOC115700914 gene encoding L10-interacting MYB domain-containing protein-like isoform X1 produces the protein MDTKNSDIEDHASWPEVIESYFIGLLYEEAKKGLQTTTLDKKGGLKIENDIFNKFGKRYKMDKLKSKFNRLRKAHREFSHLLLHTGMGWEPKTCTVTATDEVWDAYLKKYPNAKRYRKKGLPHYDMLGEIFNNTTTTGGMSYASTQPPPTSVEERQQERHFIGTGAHIDVDVGIECDGENFGEEEEVTGIRRRATSAPPNTPRPKEKKNKGANSAMEHVMEQLAKSIAAKTEASLVRSESMRKYIDSRGKRINEEASNITVRLIWKIVKIF, from the exons ATGGATACAAAGAATTCAGACATTGAGGATCATGCTTCTTGGCCCGAGGTTATTGAATCATATTTTATCGGCCTTTTGTATGAAGAGGCCAAAAAAGGATTACAAACAACAACCTTGGACAAAAAAGGAGGGCTAAAGATAGAGAATGACATATTTAACAAATTTGGAAAGAGGTATAAAATGGATAAATTGAAATCAAAATTCAATCGATTGAGAAAGGCACATCGAGAATTTTCTCATCTTTTGCTACATACTGGAATGGGATGGGAACCTAAAACTTGTACTGTTACAGCAACTGATGAAGTTTGGGATGCTTATCTAAAG AAATATCCAAATGCAAAGAGATATCGAAAAAAAGGATTGCCACATTATGATATGCTTGGAGAAATATTTAATAACACAACAACCACTGGTGGGATGAGTTACGCCTCCACTCAACCTCCGCCTACTTCAGTTGAGGAACGCCAACAAGAGCGTCACTTTATTGGTACTGGAGCACATAttgatgttgatgttggtatTGAATGTGATGGTGAAAATTTTGGAGAGGAAGAAGAAGTTACTGGTATACGTCGTCGAGCTACTTCTGCTCCACCTAATACACCCAGgccaaaggaaaaaaagaacaaaGGGGCTAACTCTGCTATGGAACATGTGATGGAGCAACTTGCAAAAAGTATTGCTGCTAAAACTGAGGCATCACTAGTACGAAGTGAGAGTATGCGCAAGTATATTGATTCAAGAGGAAAGAGAATTAACGAAGAAGCTAGCAATATCACTGTTCGATTAATATGGaagattgtcaaaatattttag
- the LOC115700914 gene encoding uncharacterized protein LOC115700914 isoform X2: MDKLKSKFNRLRKAHREFSHLLLHTGMGWEPKTCTVTATDEVWDAYLKKYPNAKRYRKKGLPHYDMLGEIFNNTTTTGGMSYASTQPPPTSVEERQQERHFIGTGAHIDVDVGIECDGENFGEEEEVTGIRRRATSAPPNTPRPKEKKNKGANSAMEHVMEQLAKSIAAKTEASLVRSESMRKYIDSRGKRINEEASNITVRLIWKIVKIF, translated from the exons ATGGATAAATTGAAATCAAAATTCAATCGATTGAGAAAGGCACATCGAGAATTTTCTCATCTTTTGCTACATACTGGAATGGGATGGGAACCTAAAACTTGTACTGTTACAGCAACTGATGAAGTTTGGGATGCTTATCTAAAG AAATATCCAAATGCAAAGAGATATCGAAAAAAAGGATTGCCACATTATGATATGCTTGGAGAAATATTTAATAACACAACAACCACTGGTGGGATGAGTTACGCCTCCACTCAACCTCCGCCTACTTCAGTTGAGGAACGCCAACAAGAGCGTCACTTTATTGGTACTGGAGCACATAttgatgttgatgttggtatTGAATGTGATGGTGAAAATTTTGGAGAGGAAGAAGAAGTTACTGGTATACGTCGTCGAGCTACTTCTGCTCCACCTAATACACCCAGgccaaaggaaaaaaagaacaaaGGGGCTAACTCTGCTATGGAACATGTGATGGAGCAACTTGCAAAAAGTATTGCTGCTAAAACTGAGGCATCACTAGTACGAAGTGAGAGTATGCGCAAGTATATTGATTCAAGAGGAAAGAGAATTAACGAAGAAGCTAGCAATATCACTGTTCGATTAATATGGaagattgtcaaaatattttag